CGAAAACATGAAAAAACGTGGCCTCGATGCGCTGGTTGTTATCGGCGGTGACGGTTCCTACATGGGTGCAAAACGTCTGACTGAAATGGGCTTCCCGTGCATCGGCCTGCCGGGCACCATCGACAACGACATCAAAGGCACCGACTACACCATCGGTTTCTTCACCGCACTGGGTACCGTTGTTGAAGCGATTGACCGTCTGCGCGACACCTCTTCTTCTCACCAGCGTATCTCCATCGTGGAAGTAATGGGCCGCTACTGTGGCGATCTGACCCTTGCGGCGGCGATTGCGGGTGGCTGTGAGTTCATCGTGGTGCCGGAAGTGGAGTTCAGCCGTGAAGATCTGGTGAACGAAATCAAAGCCGGTATCGCGAAAGGTAAGAAACACGCGATCGTGGCCATCACCGAGCATATCTGTGATGTGGATGAACTGGCGAAATATATCGAAACCGAAACCAAGCGCGAAACCCGTGCAACCGTACTCGGCCACATCCAGCGCGGCGGCTCCCCAGGGCCATACGACCGTATCCTGGCGTCCCGCATGGGCGCGTATGCGATCGATCTGCTGCTGCAGGGCCACGGTGGCCGCTGCGTCGGTATTCAGAACGAGAAACTGGTTCACCATGACATCATCGACGCGATTGAAAACATGAAGCGTCCGTTCAAAGGTGACTGGCTGGACTGCGCGAAAAAACTGTACTGATCGGCTCTGTTGCCCGGTGGCGCTGCGCTTACCGGGCCTACAAAAGCTTGGTTCGTAGGCCGGGTAAGGCGTAGCCGCTACCCGGCTTTTTTACGCACTCAACCTCCTTTTTTATTCCTCAAAGTTATAGCCAATCTTTTTTTATTCTTTAATCATCGGTTAGCTTTCTGGCACGCTGCAATCATCAAAACATTGCATAAGAGAGCCGGGCGATGAACAAGTGGGGCGTAGGGTTAACATTATTGCTGGCATCGACCAGCGTGCTGGCAAAGGACATTCAGCTCCTGAACGTGTCGTACGACCCGACGCGCGAGCTGTACGATCAATATAACAAGGCCTTTGCGGCGCACTGGAAGCAGGAAACCGGTGATAACGTGGTGGTTCGCCAGTCGCACGGCGGTTCCGGTAAGCAGGCAACCTCGGTCATCAACGGCATTGAAGCCGATGTCGTCACCCTGGCGCTGGCCTACGACGTAGACGCCATTGCCGCGCGTGGCCGTATTGATAAGAACTGGATCAAACGCCTCCCGGACAACTCCGCGCCGTACACCTCGACCATCGTTTTCCTGGTGCGTAAAGGCAACCCGAAACAGATCCATGACTGGAACGACCTGGTCAAGCCGGGCGTTTCCGTGATCACCCCGAATCCGAAAAGCTCCGGCGGCGCACGCTGGAACTACCTGGCGGCGTGGGGCTACGCATTACACCACAACAACGGTGACCAGGCGAAAGCCCAGGATTTCGTCAAAGCGCTGTATAAAAACGTTGAAGTGCTGGATTCCGGCGCGCGCGGCGCAACCAATACCTTCGTGGAACGTGGCATTGGTGACGTGCTGATTGCGTGGGAAAACGAAGCCCTGCTGGCGACTAACGAGCTGGGCAAAGACAAGTTTGAAATCGTCACCCCGAGCGAATCTATCCTCGCCGAACCGACTGTCTCCATCGTCGATAAGGTGGTGGAGAAAAAGGATACCAAAGCGGTGGCTGAGGCCTATCTGAAGTATCTCTACTCGCCGGAAGGCCAGGACATTGCCGCGAAAAACTTCTATCGTCCGCGCGATCCGGCGGTTGCGAAGAAGTACGAGAACGCCTTCCCGAAACTGAAACTCTTCACCATTGATGAGGAATTTGGCGGCTGGGCCAACGCGCAGAAAACGCATTTCTCCAATGGCGGCACCTTCGACCAGATCAGCAAACGCTAGCCTTTCGCACAGAACGACACGGTGACCCGGTGTGAGAAATCCACCGGGTTTTTTATTTGGTCATCATTTTGCGTTACTCTTTTGCCTCTATGAAAAACAGGGAACGCGTTGTGAAAAAAATACTTTTGCTCATTTTGATTGTTATCGTGCTCGCCGCAGGGGGCTGGTACTTTTTAAAAGCGGGTAATTCGAATGCGCTGCGTCATATCGTGCTCGACCAGTGCGTGCCTAATCAGCTTAAAAACGATAACCCTGCGCCGTGCGCAGAGGTGAAGCCGGATGCAGGCTACGTGGTGTTTAAAGACCGCAACGGTCCGCTGCAGTATCTGCTGATGCCCACCTACCGTATCAATGGCACCGAAAGCCCGCTCCTGACCGAGCCTCAAACCCCTAACTTCTTCTGGCTGGCGTGGCAGTCGCGTAACTTTATGAGCCAGAAGCGCGGCGCAGACGTGCCGGACAGCGCCGTCTCACTGACCATCAACTCCCCGACTGGCCGCACGCAGAACCATTTCCATATTCACATCTCCTGCCTGCGTCCGGACGTGCGGCAAAAGCTGGACGCCAGCCAGGGGCAGATCAGTACCCAGTGGCTGCCGCTTCCCGGCGGACTGGAAGGGCATGAATATCTCGCCCGCAGGGTGACGGAAAACGAGCTGGTACAGCGCAGCCCGTTCATGATGCTGGCGGAAGAGCTGCCGGAAGCGCGCGACCATATGGGACGCTTTGCGCTGGCGATGGCGCAGCAGTCTGACGGCTCATTTGTTCTGCTGGCGACCGAACGTAACCTGCTCACCCTTAACCGCGCATCCGCTGAGGAATTACAGGATCATCAATGCGATATCCTGAAGTGACCCCACCATAAATAGCGTTTACTCGCCCTGCCTGTCGCCGTAGACTTGCTGAAAAAATCTACAGGAGACAGGCATGTCGCTCTGGTTCACTCACCCTCTGTTTCTGCCCTCGCTAATTGTTGGCGTCACCATTGTGCTCTGGGCGACGTCGCTGCTGCCGGAGTTCATTACCGCGCTGTTGTTTTTCACGGCGGCGATGGCCACCAAAATAGCCCCGCCGGACGTTATTTTCGGCGGTTTTGCGTCGTCCGCCTTCTGGCTGGTGTTCAGCGGGTTTGTGCTGGGCGTGGCGATCCGCAAAACCGGCCTCGCGGACAGGGCCGCGCGGGCATTGTCCGCGAAACTGACCGACTCCTGGGTACTGATGGTCGCAAGCGTGGTGCTGCTCAGCTACGCGCTGGCGTTTGTGATGCCGTCGAACATGGGACGTATTGCGCTGCTGATGCCGATTGTCGCCGCCATGGCGAAGCGGGCCGGTATTACTGATGGCTCCCGCGCCTGGTATGGCCTGGCGCTGGCGGTCGGATTCGGCACGTTCCAGCTCTCCGCGACCATTCTGCCAGCCAACGTTCCCAACCTGGTGATGAGCGGCGCGGCGGAAGGCTCGTACGGGATCCACCTCAACTATGTGCCGTACCTGCTGCTGCATACGCCGGTGCTGGGCATTCTCAAAGGCCTGATTCTGATCGGCCTGATCTGCTGGCTGTTTCCCGGCAGCCCAAAGCCACCGCGCGATCTGGCACCCTCTGAGCCGATGGGGCGGGACGAAAAGCGTCTCGCCTGGCTGCTGGCGGTCGTGCTGGTGATGTGGGTCACCGAGAGCTGGCACGGCGTGGGACCCGCCTGGACGGGTCTGGCGGCATCGGTCATCGTCATGCTGCCGCGTATTGGCTTTATCACCGGAGAGGAGTTCTCGGCGGGAGTGAACATGCGCACCTGCATTTATGTGGCGGGCATACTCGGGCTGGCGATTACCGTCACGCAGACCGGTATCGGTGCGGCGGTGGGGGAGGCGTTGCTGCACGTTATGCCGCTGGATGCAGACAGGCCGTTTACCAGTTTCCTGGCGCTGACGGGGATCACCACCGCGCTCAACTTCATCATGACGGCCAACGGCGTTCCGGCGTTGTACACCACGCTGGCGCAGAGCTTCGCGGATGCGACCGGCTTCCCGCTGCTGTCGGTGATCATGATTCAGGTGCTGGGGTATTCCACGCCGCTGCTGCCGTATCAGGCGTCGCCGATTGTGGTGGCGATGGGGTTAGGAAAGGTGCCTGCGAGGGCCGGAATGTTGCTGTGTCTGGCACTGGCGATAGCGACCTATATGGTACTGCTGCCGCTGGATTATCTGTGGTTTAGCTTGCTGGGACGGCTGTAAAAAAGCCCGGTGGCGCTGACGCTTACCGGGCCTACAGAACCGTAGGGCGGGTTAGCTAAGCGCCACCCGCCACAACAGCATTACGCCTGTTTAGCGGCTTCTGCTGCTTTAACGATCACCGCGAAAGCGTCGGCTTTCAGGGATGCGCCGCCAACCAGCGCGCCGTCGATGTCCGGCTGGGTGAACAGCTCAGCGGCGTTCGCTGCATTTACGGAACCGCCGTACTGGATGATAACCTGCTCAGCCACTTTCGCGTCTGCTTTAGCAATGTGGTCACGGATAAATTTGTGAACCGCCTGCGCCTGCGCTGGGGTTGCTGATTTGCCGGTACCGATAGCCCAGACTGGCTCGTAAGCGATAACCGCGCCTTCGAACGCGCTCGCGCCCTGGGTTTTCAGTACGGCGTCGATCTGACGAGCACACACTTCTTCGGTTTTACCCGCTTCGTTTTCTGCTTCGGTTTCACCGATGCACAGAACCGGGATCAGACCCTGCTCTTTCAGCACGGCGAATTTCTTCGCGATAAACTCGTCGGATTCTTTGTGGTAGGTGCGACGCTCAGAGTGGCCGATGATGATGTATTTCGCGCCGATATCTTTCAGCATTTCAGCGGAGGTTTCACCGGTGAATGCGCCAGACAGGTTAACGTCAACGTTCTGAGCACCCAGCACGATGTGGCTGCCGTCAGCGGCACGTTTAGCCAGGTCCAGGTACATATCCGGTGGCGCGATAGCAACCGCACAGCCCGTTACGCCAGCCAGCTCTTTACGCAGGTTCGCAACCAGCTCGTTTACCATGTGGCGGCTGCCGTTCAGTTTCCAGTTACCCATCACTAAAGGATGTCGCATTTCAATTCTCCACGCTAAATAAGCGAATTAAGGAATATGGCCACCCTTAAGGGCGGCATGGTCTGTGAATCAGTATAGAGATTTTCCCTCGAAAGGCTTTGCTTTTTGTCATTAATTCGCCCCTCCGAGCGGGTCTGATAGTGCCAGCTTAATCGGTTCAACAGCGAAGGTCAGTCCCTTTTCGCCATTATCTGCCACCACATAGCGAACGGCACCTTCGGTCTCGGCGTAATAGTGTTTGTTTTTACCCGCAGTGAGCAGTTTTTGCAGCTTTTGCTGGCTCTGCGCTTTGGTTAAGGCCGGGGTAAAAGCGCGCAGCACGGCGCTCATGTATTCATGGGCTTTCGCTTTTGCCGCTTTCTGTTCAGGTCCCTGGATGGGCAGCCAGGTTATCTGCATGCTTTTGATTTTTAACGTTCCACGCTCCAGCGCGGTTGAGGCATACAGATTTTCGTTAATCTTGCTGGCTGCGCGGGTGAGGGTCGAGGTATCCCGGGCGCTCTCGATAGAGCGAAATTCATCCAGCGGCAGGGTTGGGTTGTCTTTGTTAAAGGCTTCGCGGAACTGGCTGATGGAGCGATCGAACGACGGCGCGCCCGCAAGCAGATAGGGCGCGGCAGCAGGAGCGGCGGTGTCGGCGGCGTGCAGGGTGACGCTGGCGCTCAGCATCGCTAAACACAGTAACAGAGAGTATGCCGAACTTTTCATCAATATTGCCCCTGGCCGTCAATGGCCATGATTAAAACGATATATGCCTGGCTTGTCAAAAGGTCACCACTCCAGGGTAAAATGCGCGCTATATCATAATAAGGAACCTTACATGACCATACAGCAGTGGCTGTTTTCATTCAAAGGGCGTATCGGACGCCGGGACTTCTGGATATGGATAGTGACGTGGATCGTCGCTATGCTGGCGCTGTTTTTCGTGGCGTTCAATGCGTGGCTGAGCACGCAAACTGCGGCCTTTGCGCTGGTGTGCCTGCTGTGGCCAACGGCGGCAGTGGTGGTAAAACGCCTGCACGATCGCGGCCGCTCCGGCGCATGGGCATTTCTGATTATTCTGGCGTGGATGCTGGTGGCAGGGGACTGGTCGATACTGCCGTCCATCCTCCCGTGGGTGGTTGGCCTGCTGTTGCCGACCATTATCTTTGTGATGATGATTATCGATCTGGGCGCGTTTATCGGCACCCAGAGCGAAAACAAATACGGTAAAGACACCCTTGAGGTGAAGTACCGCTGATCACCAGTAGTGTTCAGCCGTCATATGGCCCGGTCGGCGGCGAAGGTGCTTCGTCATCTGCCGGGTATCCTTCAGAAGCTGCTGCGTATCCCTGACCATCTGCGGGTTACCGCACAGCATCACGTGGCTGGTTTCCGTATTCATCGGTAAACCAACCGCCGCTTCCAGCGCACCGCTCTCAATCAGCGCCGGCACGCGTCCTGTCAGCGAGCCTGCCGCCGTTTCGCGGCTGACCACGGTCTGAATTTTCAGCTTCCCGGCATAGCGCTGCTCCAGCGCCTGCATTTGCGGCAGATAGCTCAAATCAGCGGCATAGCGCGCGGCGTGTACCAGCACGATATTCTTAAAACGCTCAAGATCTTTGCCATACTCCAGAATGGAGAGGTAAGGGCCGATGGCGGTCCCGGTCGCCAGCATCCACAGGGTGTCGCAGTCCGGAATTTCGTCCAGCACGAAGAAGCCTGCGGCTTCGCTGACAATCTGCACCTCGTCGCCGGGCTTCAGCGCGGCGAGGCGCGGGCTGAGCTTGCCGTCCGGGACGGTAACCAGATAGAACTCAAGGTCCGGGTTATCCGGCGCGTTGACGTATGAATAGGCGCGCTGTACGCGCTCGCCGTCGACATCCAGCCCCAGCTTCGCAAATTGCCCTGCGGTAAACGGATGAACCGGAGCGTGAAGGGTGAGACTAAATAGCGCATCGGTCCAGAACTGTACCTTTGTGACTTTACCCGTTACCCAGTCCGCCATGATCTTCTCCTGTGCTGTTTCTCTGCTCTATCTTCCGGTCTTGCGGTGAAGATTTCCAGCCCAATCGGGCCGGAAAGCTCAATCGATCAAACGGTTTCACAGAATGTGGGTCTGCACGTCCGGGTCTTTACGATCGAGATAGTGGATAGACTGAATGCGGCGAATGGTGCGTGATTTTCCGCGGATCAGCAGCGTTTCGGTGGTCGCCATATTGCCCTTGCGGGTAATGCCATCCAGCAGATCGCCTTTAGTGATGCCGGTTGCAGAGAAGACCACGTTATCGCTGCGCGCCATGTCGTTTAACGCCAGTACCCTGTTGGCTTCAATGCCCATCGCCGCACAGCGTGCCAGTTCGTTCTCGCCAATGCGACGGTTCTCTTCGCTGTCGCCTTTAACGTCGTGACGCGCCAGCAGGCGGGCCTGCATATCGCCGTCGAGCGCGCGGATCACCGCCGCGGAGACCACGCCTTCCGGCGCGCCGCCGATGCCGTAAAGCACGTCCACTTCGCTGTCAGGCATGCAGGTCAGGATGGAGGCGGCAACGTCGCCGTCCGGGATGGCAAAGACGCGCACGCCGAGCTTTTGCATCTGGGTGATGGTGGCGTCGTGGCGCGGTTTCGCCAGAATGGTGACGGTCAGTTCACCGAGCGGTTTACCCAACGCCGCGGCGACGTTGCGCAGGTTCTCTTCCAGCGGCAGGTTAAGGTCGATTGCGCCCTTCGCGCCGGGGCCGACGATCAGCTTTTCCATGTACATATCTGGCGCATTGAGGAAGCAACCTTTGTCGCCGACCGCCAGCACTGCCAGGGCGTTAGCCTGGCCCATCGCCGTCATGCGGGTGCCTTCAATGGGGTCGACGGCGATATCCACGGCATCGCCCTTGCCGGTACCGACTTTTTCACCGATGTAGAGCATCGGCGCTTCGTCGATTTCGCCTTCGCCAATCACGATGGTGCCGTCGATGTTGACCTGATTGAGGACAATGCGCATGGCATGGACAGCTGCGCCGTCAGCGGTATTTTTGTCGCCACGGCCAAGCCATTTATAGCCAGCCAGGGCGGCGGCTTCGGTGACGCGGGAAAACTCGATGGCAAGTTCACGTTTCATGAGGTACTCGTGCAATCAAAAAGAATTGCACGAAGTTTATCACAGAGTGGGATGGGGTGCGGGGACCGGTGCGGTCTGGGCCCCTCACCCTGACCCTCTCCCCATGGGAGAGGGAATATTTGATTACTCGTCGTGCTCTTCCCACGCCAGGGCGCGCTTCACCGCTTTCTTCCAGCCGCTGTAGCGGTAGTTACGCTCGGTGGTTTCGATACCCGGGCGGAATTCGCGTTCGATGACCGCTTTTTCCTGCAGTTCGTCCAGGTTCTGCCAGAAACCGACCGCCAGACCGGCGAGGTACGCCGCGCCAAGCGCCGTAACTTCGCGCACTTCAGGACGCTCCACGCGGGTGCCCAGAATGTCGGACTGGAACTGCATCAGGAAGTTGTTGGCGACCGCGCCGCCGTCCACGCGCAGGGCGTGAAGACGAATCCCGGAGTCGGCCTGCATCGCTTCCAGCACATCGCGCGTCTGGTAGGCAATGGACTCCAGCGTCGCGCGGATGATGTGGTTTGAGTTCACGCCGCGCGTCAGGCCGAAAATAGCACCGCGCGCATACGGGTCCCAGTAGGGAGCGCCAAGGCCGGTGAAGGCAGGCACCACGTATACGCCGTTGGTGTCTTTCACCTTGGTGGCGAAATATTCGGAGTCAAACGCGTCGCTGATGAGCTTCATCTCGTCGCGCAGCCACTGAATAGACGCGCCTGCCATGAATACCGCGCCTTCCAGAGCGTAGTTCACTTCGCCGCGTGGGCCACAGGCGATAGTTGTCAGCAGGCCGTTCTCTGATTTCACCGCCTTCTCGCCGGTGTTCATCAGCATAAAGCAGCCGGTGCCGTAGGTGTTCTTCGCCATCCCTTCCTTAACGCACAGCTGGCCGAACAGCGCCGCCTGTTGATCGCCAGCGATACCGGCGATAGGGATACGCGTGCCGCCTTTACCGCCGATGTTGGTCTGGCCGTACACCTCGGAGGACTTGCGTACCTGTGGCAGCATGGCGCGCGGGATATCCAGCGCGTCCAGCATCTTGTCATCCCACTCGAGGGTGTTGATGTTGAACAGCATGGTGCGCGAGGCGTTGGTGTAGTCGGTGACGTGCACGCGTCCCTGGGTCATCTTCCAGATAAGCCAGGTATCGACGGTGCCGAACAGCAGCTCGCCGCGTTTTGCGCGCTCGCGTGAGCCTTCGACGTGGTCGAGGATCCACTTCACCTTGGTGCCGGAGAAGTACGGGTCAATGACCAGCCCGGTGGCGCTACGGATGTACTCTTCCATGCCGTCGCGTTTCAGCTTTTCGCAAATTTCCGAGGTGCGGCGGCACTGCCAGACGATGGCGTTGTAAATCGGTTTGCCGGTTTCGCGTTCCCAGACAACGGTGGTTTCACGCTGGTTGGTGATGCCGATGGCGGCAATCTCGTCGGAACTGATGTCGGCTTTCGCCAGCACTTCGACCAGAGTAGAGCTTTGTGACGCCCAGATCTCCATTGGGTCGTGCTCTACCCAGCCTGGACGAGGATAAATTTGTTCAAATTCGCGCTGTGACACGCTGACGATGTTCGCGTCATGATCCATTACGACAGCGCGGGAGCTGGTGGTGCCCTGGTCGAGCGCAACGATATATTTTTTTTCGGTCATGGTTTGTGTCCCGTAGTCAGTTTACAGCGAAGCTTTTTGTTGTGTGGCGGAGGTCGTCTCTTTCTCCTCTTCCACACAGGTGTCGCACGGTAAGTGGCGACCAATTAATTTGCGATAGCCGAATGCGCCCAGCGCCGCCCCTACGATAGGCCCGAACAGCGGCACCAGGAAGTAAGGAATGTCTTTGCCGCCGGTGAAGGCAACGTCGCCCCAGCCCGCGAAGAACGCGAAGGTTTTCGGCCCCAGGTCACGCGCCGGGTTCATCGCAAAGCCTGTCAGAGGCCCCATTGATGCCCCGATGACGGCGATCAGCAGGCCAATCAGCAGAGGCGCCAGCGGGCCGCGCGGGATACCGTTCCCGTCATCGCCCAGCGCCATGATAACGCCCATCAGAATAGCGGTAATCACCATTTCAACTGCGAACGCCTGCACAAAATTGATATGTGGGTTCGGATAGGTGGAGAAGATGCCAGCCAGTTCCAGGCTGTCGACACTGCCGCGAACCATATGATGCGTTTGTTCGAAGTCGCTGAAAAGATTGTAATAAAGCCCGTAAACTAACGCCGCTGCGCAAAACGCGCCGGCAAATTGAGAAAGGATAAAGGGTACGACTTTGCGTCCGTCGAAGCACGCGAACAGCCACAGCGCGATGGTCACCGCCGGGTTAAGATGTGCACCGGAAACCCCTGCGGTCAGGTAGATGGCCATCGCCACGCCCAGACCCCAGATGATGCTGATTTCCCACTGACCGAAACTGGCACCCGCCACTTTCAGTGCTGCGACACAGCCCACTCCGAAGAATATCAACAACCCGGTACCCAGAAACTCGGCAATGCACTGGCCTTTTAAGGTTGATGTCTGACTCATAATCGGAATCCTGAAGAAATTGAATGTTTTTTGTTAGCATGACCGCCCGTGACAGCCATGGTGCCCTGTAGACACGGTGTTAATTTATCGTTAACGAGCAAAAACGAGAAATATCGAAATCAAAATGTGTGGTCTGTGTCAATAAAATGAGCGTTTTCGCGCCATAAAGCGCGTTTTTGCATCACGACAGGAATGAGAGCTGAATCATTTCATTAACTAAAGAGTTAACAATTTAGGGGTATATGCCGCGAACGCACCAGGATGACACTGAAAAGTGTTGCAAAGCGCGATCTGCGCGGTCTGTCGCTGGACAGAGAGCGTCGCGCTCCATACAATCGACGCTATGTCGTGCGCGTTTACGTTAAAGCGTCGCCTTGCAATTCAGGAGAGGTAGCATCATGTCTTTAGAAGTGTTTGAGAAACTGGAATCGAAAGTACAGCAGGCGATCGACACCATCACCCTGCTGCAGATGGAAATTGAAGAGCTGAAAGAGAAGAACAACTCCCTGTCACAGGAAGTTCAGAATGCTCAGCACAGCCGCGAAGAACTGGAGCGTGAAAACCACCAGCTGCGCGAACAGCAGAATGGCTGGCAGGATCGTCTGCAGGCGCTTCTGGGACGTATGGAAGAAGTGTAATTCCGAATTTGTACAAAAGGCACGCTAAATGCGTGCCTTTTTTATTTCATCGAAATAGACTCGCTTGATACGACAACTCACACGGAACGCGAGATGACGAAACGAAGCGATATTGTCGATAACACTTTTCATGAATTGCGCGTATGAAGAAATATTTCCTTGTTTTAACGTTCTCTGCGCTGGCGATACTTTATTGTGTTTTGATGACGCGTTCCTTCATGGATGAGGAATACACGCAACGTGATTTTCTTCAATATTATTTATTAACACCTGAACCGCTCAGGCAGGCACCCAGGCTTGCATCGCACTGGTATTTCACCCGTCACGCCGATGAGGGAAGTGGCTTGCAGATCAGTACGCTTACGTTTACGGATATTGAAGGGGATAAAATCCAGTCGATAGCTGAAAAGCTCAATGCTTATATTAATAGCTATCCCGACCGTCGTGTTCAGATGGGGATTGCTGTCGAGGAGCGGAAGGGAACGTATGAACTTCGTATCACCCATTATGAATCGGGTGAAGATAAATAAAAAAAAGGCCATCCGGTTTGCCGATGGCCTTTATCGTTACTCAATATCCAGCGCATCCTCAGAAAGGATAATCCCGGTATTGTCGGCATAGAGATGGTCGCCGGAGAAGAAGGTCACGCCGCCGAAATTCACGCGGATGTCGCTTTCGCCGATGCCGTCACCTGCTGCACCCACCGGAATGGCTGCGATAGCCTGGATGCCGATATCCAGGTCTTCCAGATCGTCCACCTGGCGCACGGAGCCGTAGACCACAATCCCTTCCCACTCGTTTTGCGCGGCAAGACGGGCAAGGTCAGCGTCGATCAGGGCGCGGCGCACTGAACCACCGCCATCGACCAGCAGAACGCGGCCACGGCCGTTCTGTTCGAGCAGATCGTACAGCAACCCGTTATCCTCGAAACATTTCACCGTGATGATTTGTCCGCCAAACGACGACCGTCCACCAAAGTTGGAGAACAGCGGTTCAACGACGTTGACATCTTCCTGGTAGATGTCACAAAGCTCGGAGGTATCGTATTTCATAGGTTTAACGCTCAGTTGCTGCGAATGTGTTCAGTATATCGTGCGAAAGGCGTTGTTGGCAAAATCATCAATTGTTAATTGATATTTGTCAGTTAACGCAGCGTCTGGCTCAGGACAATCCCGATGACGAACAACAGGTTAGTTAACAGCGCCCCTTTTACCGTGCGTTCGAGCATCGGCGGCATGGCGGACGGGCTAAGTTCGCGCATCACGAAGCGCGCCTGTTTCACCAGCAGCGGTGCGGCGAGTATAAATAGCCAGCCCCACAGGCTGTGCAGTGAAATCAGGTTAAACAGCGCCAGGCAAATCAGCGCCCCCATCAGCAGGCAGACGTGGTAGCGCCGTGCGTTTACCGGGCCGAGGCGCACCGCGAGCGTGTTCTTACCGTTTACGCGGTCGCTGTCGATATCGCGCAGGTTGTTGATGTTGAGCACCGCCGTCGCCAGCAGGCCGCAGGCGGTCGCCGGCAGGAACAGGGCAGGGATCAGCGTATGCGTCTGTAAGTACCAGCTCCCCATCACGCTCAGCCAGCCGAAGAAGACCAGGACTGAAATA
This region of Enterobacter cancerogenus genomic DNA includes:
- the glpK gene encoding glycerol kinase GlpK, whose product is MTEKKYIVALDQGTTSSRAVVMDHDANIVSVSQREFEQIYPRPGWVEHDPMEIWASQSSTLVEVLAKADISSDEIAAIGITNQRETTVVWERETGKPIYNAIVWQCRRTSEICEKLKRDGMEEYIRSATGLVIDPYFSGTKVKWILDHVEGSRERAKRGELLFGTVDTWLIWKMTQGRVHVTDYTNASRTMLFNINTLEWDDKMLDALDIPRAMLPQVRKSSEVYGQTNIGGKGGTRIPIAGIAGDQQAALFGQLCVKEGMAKNTYGTGCFMLMNTGEKAVKSENGLLTTIACGPRGEVNYALEGAVFMAGASIQWLRDEMKLISDAFDSEYFATKVKDTNGVYVVPAFTGLGAPYWDPYARGAIFGLTRGVNSNHIIRATLESIAYQTRDVLEAMQADSGIRLHALRVDGGAVANNFLMQFQSDILGTRVERPEVREVTALGAAYLAGLAVGFWQNLDELQEKAVIEREFRPGIETTERNYRYSGWKKAVKRALAWEEHDE
- a CDS encoding MIP/aquaporin family protein, which translates into the protein MSQTSTLKGQCIAEFLGTGLLIFFGVGCVAALKVAGASFGQWEISIIWGLGVAMAIYLTAGVSGAHLNPAVTIALWLFACFDGRKVVPFILSQFAGAFCAAALVYGLYYNLFSDFEQTHHMVRGSVDSLELAGIFSTYPNPHINFVQAFAVEMVITAILMGVIMALGDDGNGIPRGPLAPLLIGLLIAVIGASMGPLTGFAMNPARDLGPKTFAFFAGWGDVAFTGGKDIPYFLVPLFGPIVGAALGAFGYRKLIGRHLPCDTCVEEEKETTSATQQKASL
- the zapB gene encoding septal ring assembly protein ZapB produces the protein MSLEVFEKLESKVQQAIDTITLLQMEIEELKEKNNSLSQEVQNAQHSREELERENHQLREQQNGWQDRLQALLGRMEEV
- the rraA gene encoding ribonuclease E activity regulator RraA — protein: MKYDTSELCDIYQEDVNVVEPLFSNFGGRSSFGGQIITVKCFEDNGLLYDLLEQNGRGRVLLVDGGGSVRRALIDADLARLAAQNEWEGIVVYGSVRQVDDLEDLDIGIQAIAAIPVGAAGDGIGESDIRVNFGGVTFFSGDHLYADNTGIILSEDALDIE
- the menA gene encoding 1,4-dihydroxy-2-naphthoate polyprenyltransferase; the encoded protein is MTDISRTQAWLESLRPKTLPLAFAAIVVGTALAWWQGHFDPWVAGLALITAGLLQILSNLANDYGDAVKGSDKPDRIGPLRGMQKGVITQAQMKRALIITVALICVSGLALVTVASKTTSDFIGFLVLGLLAIIAAITYTVGTRPYGYIGLGDISVLVFFGWLSVMGSWYLQTHTLIPALFLPATACGLLATAVLNINNLRDIDSDRVNGKNTLAVRLGPVNARRYHVCLLMGALICLALFNLISLHSLWGWLFILAAPLLVKQARFVMRELSPSAMPPMLERTVKGALLTNLLFVIGIVLSQTLR